In Lonchura striata isolate bLonStr1 chromosome 2, bLonStr1.mat, whole genome shotgun sequence, a single genomic region encodes these proteins:
- the IRS2 gene encoding insulin receptor substrate 2 isoform X2: MASPAVLGLLPPLSSPPGPNLNNNNNNNQGVRKCGYLRKQKHGHKRFFVLRGPGGGGEEAGGARLEYYESEKKWRNKSGAPKRVIALDSCLNINKRADAKHKYLIALYTKDEYFAVAAENEQEQEGWYRALTDLLNEGKAACQGSPYRHLASPFSASCGAAAASLAAAGEDLNYGLIAPATAAYREVWQVTLKPKGLGQSKNLTGVHRLCLSARTIGFVRLNCELPSVTLQLMNIRRCGHSDSFFFIEVGRSAATGPGELWMQADDSVVAQNIHETILEAMKALKELSEFRPRSKSQSSSSSSSGGAGGPGGSGASATHPITVPGRRHHHLVNLPPSQTGLLRRSRTDSLAAGASTKCTPCRVRTASEGDGCRVGSAAGSPMSPGPVRTPLSRSHTLSGGGGRQAGKLLPVLAGGGGGGLQSSRSMSMPASHSPPSATSPISLSSSSGLGSEPAHPHHPQRPSSGSASVSGSPSDAGFMSFDEYGSSPGGDLRPFSSSSTASNRSNTPESVAETPPVRDPGGGTDLYGYMAMERPPSGRFCYRPCPDAASDRCHRKRTYSLTTPCRQRPAAPQVSSASLDEYTLMRATFAGSAGRLFSSCQAGASPKVTYTPYPEDYGDIEIGSHCSSGSSSTNLGPPAVGGGGEDDDGYMPMTPGVAAALGQGSRGSDDYMPMSPTSVSAPKQILQPRAGVGSGSPGNGSSYKTSSPGESSPDDSGYMRMWCGSKLSMESSDGRLSNGDYINMSPRDPQNGPQAPSLTPPDFFFAPSGHGSSEPPKPSCYSYSSLPRSYKSQGMAKDSDQYVFMNSPGRMIPEEAVCGASQLPAGTLAPSSHTVPSPLRHSRTESFLSQRCQRVARPSRLSLETLRTMLPSMNEHPLPPEPKSPGEYINIDFGDAAVYSPPSLPADSPASSLGSGTGQRRSPLSDYMNIDFGSQSPSQSGTVSVGSLEALSPGSSSSTSQPNGHYLKAAVGMACSSSPSDGGDYTEMTFGMATTPPQPIVQKPESARVTSPTSGVKRLTLSGVEAFILSSPPPDPNRGAKVIRADPQGRRRHSSETFSSTTTVTPVSPSFAHNPKRHNSASVENVSLRKSEGLEEEQGSSPMCRETSAGFQNGLNYIAIDVVDGSLANCDKSRLKARHLLNGGINGVEMSTYASIDFLSHNLKEASAVKE, from the coding sequence ATGGcgagccctgctgtgctggggctgctgcccccCCTGAgctccccgcccggccccaacctgaacaacaacaacaacaacaaccaggGCGTCAGGAAGTGCGGGTACCTGCGCAAGCAGAAGCACGGCCACAAGCGCTTCTTCGTGCTGCGcggcccgggcggcggcggggaggaGGCGGGGGGCGCCCGGCTGGAGTACTACGAAAGCGAAAAGAAATGGAGGAACAAGTCTGGGGCGCCCAAGCGGGTGATCGCCCTGGACTCCTGCCTCAACATCAACAAGCGGGCGGACGCCAAGCACAAGTACCTCATCGCCCTCTACACCAAGGACGAGTACTTCGCTGTCGCGGCCGAGAacgagcaggagcaggagggctgGTACAGGGCTCTCACCGACCTGCTCAACGAGGGCAAGGCGGCCTGCCAGGGGTCCCCCTACCGCCACCTCGCCTCCcccttctctgcctcctgcggcgcggccgccgcctccCTGGCCGCGGCCGGCGAAGACCTTAACTACGGGCTGATCGCGCCGGCCACCGCTGCCTACCGAGAGGTCTGGCAGGTGACGCTGAAGCCCAAGGGCTTGGGTCAGAGTAAAAACCTCACCGGCGTCCACCGGCTCTGCCTCTCAGCCCGCACCATTGGGTTCGTGCGCCTCAATTGCGAGCTGCCCTCGGTCACGCTGCAGCTGATGAACATCCGCCGCTGCGGCCACTCTGACAGCTTCTTCTTCATCGAGGTGGGGCGCTCGGCCGCCACCGGCCCCGGCGAGCTCTGGATGCAAGCGGACGACTCGGTGGTGGCCCAGAACATCCACGAGACCATCCTGGAAGCCATGAAGGCGCTGAAGGAGCTGTCCGAGTTCCGTCCCCGCAGCAAGAGccagtcctcctcctcctcttcctccggGGGGGCCGGCGGacccggcggcagcggcgcctcCGCCACCCATCCCATCACCGTGCCCGGTCGCCGGCACCACCACCTGGTCAACCTGCCTCCCAGCCAGACCGGCCTCCTCCGCCGTTCCCGCACCGACAGCCTCGCCGCCGGCGCCAGCACCAAGTGCACGCCGTGCCGGGTGAGAACGGCCAGCGAGGGCGACGGCTGCCGGGTGGGCTCTGCGGCCGGCAGCCCTATGAGCCCGGGCCCTGTGCGGACCCCCCTGAGCCGCTCGCACACGCTCAGCGGCGGCGGAGGGCGGCAGGCAGGGAAGCTGCTCCCGGTGCTGGccggcggtggcggcggcgggcTGCAGAGCAGCCGTTCCATGTCCATGCCCGCCTCCCACTCTCCCCCCTCCGCCACCAGCCCCATCAGCCTCTCCTCCAGTAGCGGCCTCGGCTCCGAACCTGCCCACCCGCATCACCCGCAGCGCCCGTCCAGCGGCAGCGCCTCCGTGTCCGGCTCCCCCAGCGATGCCGGCTTTATGTCCTTCGACGAGTACGGCTCCAGCCCAGGCGGCGACCTCCggcccttctcctcctcttccactgCCAGCAACCGCAGCAACACCCCCGAGTCGGTGGCCGAAACCCCCCCAGTGCGGGACCCGGGGGGCGGCACTGACCTCTACGGCTACATGGCCATGGAGCGGCCCCCGAGTGGCCGCTTCTGCTACCGGCCCTGCCCCGACGCTGCCAGCGACAGGTGCCATCGGAAGCGGACCTACTCCCTGACCACGCCGTGCCGGCAGCGACCCGCCGCGCCGCAGGTTTCCTCCGCCTCCCTCGACGAGTACACGCTGATGCGCGCCACCTTCGCCGGCAGTGCCGGCCgcctcttctcctcctgccaaGCCGGGGCTTCCCCCAAAGTGACCTACACCCCCTACCCGGAGGACTACGGGGACATCGAGATCGGTTCTCACTGCAGctccggcagcagcagcaccaatCTGGGCCCGCCAGCagtggggggaggaggggaagatgATGACGGCTACATGCCCATGACCCCCGGTGTGGCCGCAGCCTTAGGGCAGGGAAGCCGGGGCAGCGATGATTACATGCCCATGAGCCCCACCAGCGTGTCTGCGCCCAAGCAGatcctgcagccccgggcaggggtGGGTAGCGGGTCCCCGGGGAACGGGAGCAGCTACAAGACCAGCTCGCCTGGGGAGAGCTCCCCTGACGATAGTGGGTACATGCGGATGTGGTGCGGCTCCAAGTTGTCCATGGAGAGCTCAGATGGAAGGCTGAGTAACGGTGACTATATCAATATGTCCCCTCGGGACCCCCAGAATGGGCCCCAAGCTCCCTCCCTAACCCCCCCAGACTTCTTTTTTGCCCCTTCAGGGCATGGGTCCAGTGAGCCCCCGAAGCCCAGCTGCTATTCATACAGCTCCTTACCCCGCTCCTACAAGAGTCAGGGCATGGCAAAGGACAGCGACCAGTATGTCTTCATGAACTCCCCGGGGAGGATGATCCCGGAGGAGGCGGTGTGTGGAGCGAGCCAGTTGCCTGCAGGCACCCTCGCCCCCTCCAGCCACACGGTGCCTTCGCCCCTGCGGCACAGCCGGACCGAGAGCTTCCTTAGCCAGCGCTGCCAGCGGGTGGCCCGGCCCAGCCGCCTCTCTTTGGAGACCTTGCGGACGATGCTGCCCAGCATGAATGAGCACCCTCTGCCGCCTGAGCCCAAGAGCCCCGGTGAATACATCAACATTGACTTTGGGGATGCTGCCGTCTATTCTCCCCCCTCACTGCCTGCTGACAGCCCAGCCTCCTCCCTGGGCTCGGGCACGGGGCAGAGGCGCTCCCCTCTCTCTGACTACATGAACATTGACTTCGGGTCACAGTCACCCTCCCAGTCAGGCACGGTCTCGGTGGGCTCCTTGGAAGCTCTCTCTCCAGGTTCTTCCTCCAGCACCAGCCAGCCCAATGGGCACTACCTGAAAGCGGCTGTGGGGATGGCTTGTTCGTCCAGCCCATCGGATGGTGGTGATTACACTGAGATGACCTTTGGAATGGCCACTACCCCACCTCAACCCATTGTTCAGAAACCAGAAAGTGCCCGGGTCACCAGCCCCACATCTGGTGTGAAGAGGCTCACCCTCTCTGGGGTGGAGGCTTTCATTCTCTCCAGCCCTCCCCCAGACCCGAATCGGGGGGCAAAGGTAATCCGGGCAGATCCCCAGGGGCGGAGGAGGCACAGTTCAGAAACTTTCTCCTCCACCACCACTGTGACCCCAGTGTCCCCCTCCTTCGCACACAACCCCAAACGACACAACTCGGCCTCGGTGGAGAACGTGTCCCTCAGGAAAAGCGAAGGcctggaggaagagcagggtAGCAGTCCCATGTGCCGGGAGACCTCGGCTGGCTTCCAGAATGGCCTCAACTACATTGCCATTGATGTTGTGGATGGGTCCTTGGCAAACTGTGACAAATCCCGGTTGAAAGCTAGGCACCTCCTGAATGGGGGCATCAATGGAGTAGAGATGAGCACCTATGCCAGCATAGACTTTCTGTCTCACAACCTGAAAGAAGCCAGTGCTGTGAAAG
- the IRS2 gene encoding insulin receptor substrate 2 isoform X1 — protein sequence MASPAVLGLLPPLSSPPGPNLNNNNNNNQGVRKCGYLRKQKHGHKRFFVLRGPGGGGEEAGGARLEYYESEKKWRNKSGAPKRVIALDSCLNINKRADAKHKYLIALYTKDEYFAVAAENEQEQEGWYRALTDLLNEGKAACQGSPYRHLASPFSASCGAAAASLAAAGEDLNYGLIAPATAAYREVWQVTLKPKGLGQSKNLTGVHRLCLSARTIGFVRLNCELPSVTLQLMNIRRCGHSDSFFFIEVGRSAATGPGELWMQADDSVVAQNIHETILEAMKALKELSEFRPRSKSQSSSSSSSGGAGGPGGSGASATHPITVPGRRHHHLVNLPPSQTGLLRRSRTDSLAAGASTKCTPCRVRTASEGDGCRVGSAAGSPMSPGPVRTPLSRSHTLSGGGGRQAGKLLPVLAGGGGGGLQSSRSMSMPASHSPPSATSPISLSSSSGLGSEPAHPHHPQRPSSGSASVSGSPSDAGFMSFDEYGSSPGGDLRPFSSSSTASNRSNTPESVAETPPVRDPGGGTDLYGYMAMERPPSGRFCYRPCPDAASDRCHRKRTYSLTTPCRQRPAAPQVSSASLDEYTLMRATFAGSAGRLFSSCQAGASPKVTYTPYPEDYGDIEIGSHCSSGSSSTNLGPPAVGGGGEDDDGYMPMTPGVAAALGQGSRGSDDYMPMSPTSVSAPKQILQPRAGVGSGSPGNGSSYKTSSPGESSPDDSGYMRMWCGSKLSMESSDGRLSNGDYINMSPRDPQNGPQAPSLTPPDFFFAPSGHGSSEPPKPSCYSYSSLPRSYKSQGMAKDSDQYVFMNSPGRMIPEEAVCGASQLPAGTLAPSSHTVPSPLRHSRTESFLSQRCQRVARPSRLSLETLRTMLPSMNEHPLPPEPKSPGEYINIDFGDAAVYSPPSLPADSPASSLGSGTGQRRSPLSDYMNIDFGSQSPSQSGTVSVGSLEALSPGSSSSTSQPNGHYLKAAVGMACSSSPSDGGDYTEMTFGMATTPPQPIVQKPESARVTSPTSGVKRLTLSGVEAFILSSPPPDPNRGAKVIRADPQGRRRHSSETFSSTTTVTPVSPSFAHNPKRHNSASVENVSLRKSEGLEEEQGSSPMCRETSAGFQNGLNYIAIDVVDGSLANCDKSRLKARHLLNGGINGVEMSTYASIDFLSHNLKEASAVKGSTGRWKR from the exons ATGGcgagccctgctgtgctggggctgctgcccccCCTGAgctccccgcccggccccaacctgaacaacaacaacaacaacaaccaggGCGTCAGGAAGTGCGGGTACCTGCGCAAGCAGAAGCACGGCCACAAGCGCTTCTTCGTGCTGCGcggcccgggcggcggcggggaggaGGCGGGGGGCGCCCGGCTGGAGTACTACGAAAGCGAAAAGAAATGGAGGAACAAGTCTGGGGCGCCCAAGCGGGTGATCGCCCTGGACTCCTGCCTCAACATCAACAAGCGGGCGGACGCCAAGCACAAGTACCTCATCGCCCTCTACACCAAGGACGAGTACTTCGCTGTCGCGGCCGAGAacgagcaggagcaggagggctgGTACAGGGCTCTCACCGACCTGCTCAACGAGGGCAAGGCGGCCTGCCAGGGGTCCCCCTACCGCCACCTCGCCTCCcccttctctgcctcctgcggcgcggccgccgcctccCTGGCCGCGGCCGGCGAAGACCTTAACTACGGGCTGATCGCGCCGGCCACCGCTGCCTACCGAGAGGTCTGGCAGGTGACGCTGAAGCCCAAGGGCTTGGGTCAGAGTAAAAACCTCACCGGCGTCCACCGGCTCTGCCTCTCAGCCCGCACCATTGGGTTCGTGCGCCTCAATTGCGAGCTGCCCTCGGTCACGCTGCAGCTGATGAACATCCGCCGCTGCGGCCACTCTGACAGCTTCTTCTTCATCGAGGTGGGGCGCTCGGCCGCCACCGGCCCCGGCGAGCTCTGGATGCAAGCGGACGACTCGGTGGTGGCCCAGAACATCCACGAGACCATCCTGGAAGCCATGAAGGCGCTGAAGGAGCTGTCCGAGTTCCGTCCCCGCAGCAAGAGccagtcctcctcctcctcttcctccggGGGGGCCGGCGGacccggcggcagcggcgcctcCGCCACCCATCCCATCACCGTGCCCGGTCGCCGGCACCACCACCTGGTCAACCTGCCTCCCAGCCAGACCGGCCTCCTCCGCCGTTCCCGCACCGACAGCCTCGCCGCCGGCGCCAGCACCAAGTGCACGCCGTGCCGGGTGAGAACGGCCAGCGAGGGCGACGGCTGCCGGGTGGGCTCTGCGGCCGGCAGCCCTATGAGCCCGGGCCCTGTGCGGACCCCCCTGAGCCGCTCGCACACGCTCAGCGGCGGCGGAGGGCGGCAGGCAGGGAAGCTGCTCCCGGTGCTGGccggcggtggcggcggcgggcTGCAGAGCAGCCGTTCCATGTCCATGCCCGCCTCCCACTCTCCCCCCTCCGCCACCAGCCCCATCAGCCTCTCCTCCAGTAGCGGCCTCGGCTCCGAACCTGCCCACCCGCATCACCCGCAGCGCCCGTCCAGCGGCAGCGCCTCCGTGTCCGGCTCCCCCAGCGATGCCGGCTTTATGTCCTTCGACGAGTACGGCTCCAGCCCAGGCGGCGACCTCCggcccttctcctcctcttccactgCCAGCAACCGCAGCAACACCCCCGAGTCGGTGGCCGAAACCCCCCCAGTGCGGGACCCGGGGGGCGGCACTGACCTCTACGGCTACATGGCCATGGAGCGGCCCCCGAGTGGCCGCTTCTGCTACCGGCCCTGCCCCGACGCTGCCAGCGACAGGTGCCATCGGAAGCGGACCTACTCCCTGACCACGCCGTGCCGGCAGCGACCCGCCGCGCCGCAGGTTTCCTCCGCCTCCCTCGACGAGTACACGCTGATGCGCGCCACCTTCGCCGGCAGTGCCGGCCgcctcttctcctcctgccaaGCCGGGGCTTCCCCCAAAGTGACCTACACCCCCTACCCGGAGGACTACGGGGACATCGAGATCGGTTCTCACTGCAGctccggcagcagcagcaccaatCTGGGCCCGCCAGCagtggggggaggaggggaagatgATGACGGCTACATGCCCATGACCCCCGGTGTGGCCGCAGCCTTAGGGCAGGGAAGCCGGGGCAGCGATGATTACATGCCCATGAGCCCCACCAGCGTGTCTGCGCCCAAGCAGatcctgcagccccgggcaggggtGGGTAGCGGGTCCCCGGGGAACGGGAGCAGCTACAAGACCAGCTCGCCTGGGGAGAGCTCCCCTGACGATAGTGGGTACATGCGGATGTGGTGCGGCTCCAAGTTGTCCATGGAGAGCTCAGATGGAAGGCTGAGTAACGGTGACTATATCAATATGTCCCCTCGGGACCCCCAGAATGGGCCCCAAGCTCCCTCCCTAACCCCCCCAGACTTCTTTTTTGCCCCTTCAGGGCATGGGTCCAGTGAGCCCCCGAAGCCCAGCTGCTATTCATACAGCTCCTTACCCCGCTCCTACAAGAGTCAGGGCATGGCAAAGGACAGCGACCAGTATGTCTTCATGAACTCCCCGGGGAGGATGATCCCGGAGGAGGCGGTGTGTGGAGCGAGCCAGTTGCCTGCAGGCACCCTCGCCCCCTCCAGCCACACGGTGCCTTCGCCCCTGCGGCACAGCCGGACCGAGAGCTTCCTTAGCCAGCGCTGCCAGCGGGTGGCCCGGCCCAGCCGCCTCTCTTTGGAGACCTTGCGGACGATGCTGCCCAGCATGAATGAGCACCCTCTGCCGCCTGAGCCCAAGAGCCCCGGTGAATACATCAACATTGACTTTGGGGATGCTGCCGTCTATTCTCCCCCCTCACTGCCTGCTGACAGCCCAGCCTCCTCCCTGGGCTCGGGCACGGGGCAGAGGCGCTCCCCTCTCTCTGACTACATGAACATTGACTTCGGGTCACAGTCACCCTCCCAGTCAGGCACGGTCTCGGTGGGCTCCTTGGAAGCTCTCTCTCCAGGTTCTTCCTCCAGCACCAGCCAGCCCAATGGGCACTACCTGAAAGCGGCTGTGGGGATGGCTTGTTCGTCCAGCCCATCGGATGGTGGTGATTACACTGAGATGACCTTTGGAATGGCCACTACCCCACCTCAACCCATTGTTCAGAAACCAGAAAGTGCCCGGGTCACCAGCCCCACATCTGGTGTGAAGAGGCTCACCCTCTCTGGGGTGGAGGCTTTCATTCTCTCCAGCCCTCCCCCAGACCCGAATCGGGGGGCAAAGGTAATCCGGGCAGATCCCCAGGGGCGGAGGAGGCACAGTTCAGAAACTTTCTCCTCCACCACCACTGTGACCCCAGTGTCCCCCTCCTTCGCACACAACCCCAAACGACACAACTCGGCCTCGGTGGAGAACGTGTCCCTCAGGAAAAGCGAAGGcctggaggaagagcagggtAGCAGTCCCATGTGCCGGGAGACCTCGGCTGGCTTCCAGAATGGCCTCAACTACATTGCCATTGATGTTGTGGATGGGTCCTTGGCAAACTGTGACAAATCCCGGTTGAAAGCTAGGCACCTCCTGAATGGGGGCATCAATGGAGTAGAGATGAGCACCTATGCCAGCATAGACTTTCTGTCTCACAACCTGAAAGAAGCCAGTGCTGTGAAAG GAAGTACAGGAAGATGGAAAAGATGA